Proteins encoded within one genomic window of Candidatus Methylacidiphilales bacterium:
- the proS gene encoding proline--tRNA ligase, with the protein MKLSNFPLFTLRDVPSDAGVPSHQLMLRSGMIKKVGLGLYSFLPLGQLVLQRVITIVREEMNSIGALEITMPIVQPASLWKESGRFNKYGPELVTFKDRNEHEHCLGPTHEEVITSIAASTIQSAAQLPICFYQIHTKFRDEIRPRFGIMRAREFLMKDAYSFHLDANSLELTYQDMVRAYHSIFKRCQLNFAMVEADNGAIGGTSSHEFHVLANTGEDILAENNGRAFNIELLPHFQIDDPSTHHTSDGLPLTITRGIEVGHVFKLGDTYCKSFSFTLTNSSQQTITPTMGCYGIGVSRICASAIEQNHDAKGIIWNPSLAPFHVVIALINPQQSSNVTQAGNQLYQTLQKQSLRVALDDRGLRVGVMLHDLELIGIPLCVIIGERGLAQNQVEIKIRQRNETIHATTTDAPSIIEQIINELS; encoded by the coding sequence ATGAAACTATCAAATTTTCCATTATTTACATTACGAGATGTGCCTAGTGATGCGGGGGTGCCCAGCCATCAACTAATGCTTCGTTCGGGCATGATTAAAAAGGTAGGTCTTGGTCTTTATAGCTTTTTACCGCTTGGGCAACTGGTACTGCAGCGAGTAATTACAATCGTTCGAGAAGAAATGAATTCAATTGGTGCTCTGGAAATAACCATGCCTATAGTCCAACCAGCTTCACTTTGGAAGGAAAGTGGTCGTTTTAATAAATATGGTCCAGAATTGGTTACTTTTAAAGATAGAAATGAACATGAACATTGCTTAGGCCCTACTCATGAAGAAGTTATAACCAGTATCGCCGCTTCAACCATACAGAGCGCTGCACAACTTCCTATTTGTTTTTACCAAATCCACACTAAATTTCGAGATGAAATTCGTCCTCGCTTTGGAATAATGCGGGCTCGTGAGTTTCTCATGAAAGATGCCTATTCGTTCCACCTTGACGCAAACTCCTTAGAACTAACCTACCAAGATATGGTACGGGCTTACCACTCAATTTTTAAACGATGTCAGCTAAACTTTGCCATGGTTGAGGCTGACAATGGTGCGATTGGGGGCACAAGTTCGCATGAGTTTCATGTCTTAGCCAATACGGGAGAAGACATTCTGGCTGAAAATAACGGGAGAGCATTTAATATTGAACTGCTACCTCACTTTCAAATTGACGACCCAAGCACTCACCACACTAGCGATGGTCTCCCTCTCACTATCACTAGAGGTATTGAAGTTGGTCATGTTTTTAAACTTGGAGATACCTATTGTAAATCATTCTCTTTTACCTTAACAAACTCATCGCAACAAACAATCACTCCAACCATGGGCTGTTACGGTATTGGGGTAAGTAGAATCTGTGCATCTGCAATTGAACAAAATCACGACGCTAAGGGAATAATTTGGAATCCTTCTCTTGCGCCATTCCATGTAGTGATCGCACTTATCAATCCTCAACAATCATCTAATGTAACGCAAGCTGGCAATCAATTATATCAGACTCTTCAGAAGCAATCCTTAAGAGTGGCTCTTGATGATCGGGGGTTGCGGGTCGGAGTAATGTTACATGATCTAGAATTAATAGGGATACCGTTATGCGTTATAATAGGAGAAAGAGGTTTGGCGCAAAACCAAGTTGAGATTAAAATCCGACAACGGAATGAAACCATACATGCCACCACCACAGACGCCCCTTCAATTATAGAACAAATTATTAATGAATTATCGTAG
- the bamC gene encoding outer membrane protein assembly factor BamC, with product MKYEIKNQRTLLSALILVSVTGCTIHTQDLDITKPYYIDKGLSSEKKLEFPPDLSIEVANALNSPSTDQLESIDTLKIKYGLLGTVQELQLSFNRKENDTWVELKTTADTLIPRIKTFFSNEGLQSKTINVLTGSIITDWVENLNRNYPQGVSDSFQDISDWLQGSHRDRYLVSLQPATKAGFIELRLFHESLLLTETNEQVRWLPIPPNEFYRLDMLKRLLQYLTNSSLSSELQQNLRVTGLEGPFQFVQNEYAESYLVIPDTPARVITYMKNALQEQKTTLSVVDKDTYALLTLTPCVAVLDDASQSISVCHLKIAYSLSNSIVVATDKDEKNLAISASRNFFRSIAQLVIHQSTKN from the coding sequence ATGAAGTATGAAATTAAAAATCAGCGTACTTTGTTGAGCGCCTTGATTTTAGTAAGTGTTACTGGTTGCACTATACACACCCAAGATTTGGATATTACTAAACCTTACTATATTGATAAAGGGCTAAGCTCAGAAAAAAAACTTGAATTCCCACCTGATTTATCAATTGAAGTTGCCAACGCGCTCAATTCACCTTCCACTGATCAATTAGAATCTATTGACACACTCAAAATAAAGTACGGTCTTTTAGGAACTGTCCAAGAGTTGCAGTTGTCGTTTAATAGAAAAGAAAACGATACTTGGGTTGAGTTAAAGACTACCGCAGATACATTGATTCCCAGAATTAAAACTTTTTTTTCTAATGAGGGGCTTCAAAGCAAAACAATTAATGTACTCACTGGCTCCATCATAACTGACTGGGTAGAAAATTTAAATCGTAATTACCCACAAGGAGTCTCAGATTCGTTTCAAGATATCTCAGACTGGTTACAAGGATCGCATAGAGATAGATACCTTGTGTCTTTGCAACCGGCGACAAAAGCAGGGTTTATTGAACTGCGATTATTTCATGAAAGTCTTTTACTCACAGAAACGAACGAGCAGGTTCGTTGGTTGCCAATCCCCCCTAATGAGTTTTATCGTTTAGATATGTTAAAACGACTACTTCAATATTTAACTAATTCTAGTTTAAGTTCAGAATTACAACAAAATCTACGAGTAACTGGATTGGAAGGCCCGTTTCAGTTTGTGCAAAATGAATATGCTGAATCTTATCTGGTCATCCCAGACACACCAGCCCGGGTTATTACCTATATGAAAAATGCATTACAAGAACAAAAAACTACGCTTAGCGTGGTTGATAAAGATACGTACGCGTTGCTTACCTTAACTCCTTGTGTTGCTGTACTTGATGATGCAAGCCAATCTATTTCGGTATGTCACTTAAAAATCGCTTATTCACTCAGTAATTCCATAGTGGTTGCTACTGATAAAGACGAAAAAAATCTAGCTATCTCAGCGAGTAGAAATTTTTTTAGAAGTATCGCCCAGCTGGTGATACATCAATCAACAAAAAATTAG
- the xseB gene encoding exodeoxyribonuclease VII small subunit, which produces MSNKVQKNKSFNSLMQELESCVRQLEQDGLPFEEAMQTYEQGMVLSKQLTTMLEQAKLKLTHIDNATNSNKSL; this is translated from the coding sequence ATGTCAAATAAAGTACAAAAAAATAAAAGCTTTAATTCTTTAATGCAAGAACTTGAATCCTGCGTAAGGCAACTAGAACAAGATGGGCTCCCATTTGAGGAGGCGATGCAAACCTATGAGCAAGGCATGGTACTATCAAAACAATTAACAACTATGCTTGAACAGGCTAAATTAAAATTGACCCATATTGACAATGCCACAAATTCCAACAAAAGCCTATAG
- a CDS encoding GspE/PulE family protein: MDKILKSGTGNKIPLAVIIDGLLEDGIISKDSAQLSYRLISDTMVRNLGAIGALGSKAWPHAKDSLQRLDTEFISCWCANKYKLTFHTINPITLDADLVSSSLSLHQAQSFSAIIIEENTQSVKVATSEPFDTSLDQEIESIFPNKIIQKLFVNSDDLRSHIRNIYEFQESIHVASGMNTSHATFDIQNFEQLTKIGDKNFSDEDQAIISLVDWLLHHAISLKASDIHLEPHRKTCTIRFRIDGILNKIHVLPANVAIPIISRIKIIARMDVAERRRPQDGRIKILTQKNQEVEFRASSMPTAFGEKIVLRIFDPEVLHLGLNHLGLSAKDFAMWEKLIHTENGIVLVTGPTGSGKTTMLYTTLKSIATSEVNVSTIEDPIELIDDDFNQMQVNPKINVDFASGIKTLLRQDPDIIMVGEIRDREAAEIAAQASLTGHLVLSTLHTNDSVTAITRLRDLQLPNYVITNTLRGVLAMRLVRLLCVQCKKPSDETLPQEVWDSFIHPFKMTKPDRVYQPVGCKFCRNQGFSGRAGIFELLVIDKEIKALISQNANSDAISHHAKTKGLVPLRIAGAKRVFAGETTFEEVASSTPELLS, from the coding sequence ATGGATAAAATATTAAAATCTGGAACAGGAAATAAGATTCCTCTTGCAGTAATAATAGATGGATTGCTAGAAGACGGCATTATCAGCAAAGATTCGGCGCAATTATCCTACCGATTAATTTCTGACACCATGGTACGAAATCTCGGTGCTATCGGTGCGCTTGGGAGTAAAGCCTGGCCCCATGCAAAGGATAGTTTACAAAGATTAGATACAGAGTTTATCAGTTGTTGGTGCGCAAATAAATACAAACTAACATTTCACACTATAAACCCCATTACACTAGATGCAGACTTAGTATCAAGCTCACTCTCATTACATCAAGCACAAAGTTTTTCTGCAATTATTATTGAAGAGAACACCCAATCAGTAAAGGTTGCAACTTCTGAACCATTTGACACAAGCCTTGATCAGGAAATTGAGAGTATTTTTCCAAACAAAATAATCCAAAAACTATTCGTCAACAGTGACGATCTGCGATCACATATAAGAAATATTTATGAGTTTCAAGAGTCCATTCATGTAGCATCAGGTATGAACACATCACATGCAACCTTTGATATTCAAAACTTTGAGCAATTAACTAAAATAGGTGATAAAAATTTTAGTGACGAAGACCAAGCGATTATCTCTCTTGTTGATTGGCTTCTCCATCATGCTATTTCTCTTAAAGCAAGCGATATCCATCTTGAACCACACCGAAAAACATGCACGATTAGATTTAGAATTGATGGGATTTTAAATAAAATTCATGTGCTCCCAGCAAATGTAGCTATTCCAATTATCAGTAGAATAAAAATTATTGCACGGATGGATGTCGCTGAAAGAAGGAGGCCCCAAGATGGCAGGATTAAAATCCTTACACAGAAAAATCAAGAAGTTGAATTTAGAGCATCTTCAATGCCTACAGCATTTGGAGAAAAAATTGTGCTCAGAATTTTTGATCCAGAAGTACTCCATTTAGGCTTAAACCACCTTGGTTTATCCGCAAAAGATTTTGCCATGTGGGAAAAATTAATCCACACCGAAAATGGCATCGTTCTGGTCACCGGACCTACTGGTTCAGGTAAAACGACCATGCTTTACACAACACTAAAATCTATTGCAACATCTGAAGTAAATGTGAGTACCATAGAAGATCCCATAGAATTAATTGACGACGATTTTAATCAAATGCAAGTAAACCCTAAGATAAATGTCGATTTTGCCAGTGGCATTAAAACTTTACTTCGTCAAGATCCAGATATAATTATGGTCGGAGAAATAAGAGATAGAGAGGCAGCGGAAATTGCCGCACAGGCTTCATTAACAGGGCATCTCGTGTTATCCACGCTACATACCAATGACTCGGTGACTGCAATTACAAGATTACGAGACTTACAATTACCGAATTATGTGATTACCAACACCCTACGGGGTGTGTTGGCCATGCGATTAGTAAGGTTACTATGTGTTCAATGCAAAAAACCATCTGATGAAACGCTCCCTCAAGAAGTTTGGGATTCTTTTATTCATCCTTTTAAAATGACAAAACCTGATCGAGTATACCAGCCTGTGGGTTGTAAATTTTGTCGCAATCAAGGTTTTAGTGGAAGAGCAGGTATATTTGAATTATTAGTAATTGATAAAGAAATTAAAGCTTTAATTAGTCAAAACGCTAATTCAGATGCTATTAGTCATCACGCAAAAACAAAAGGACTTGTCCCACTTCGTATTGCAGGTGCAAAACGAGTTTTTGCGGGCGAGACTACTTTTGAAGAAGTGGCAAGTTCTACACCTGAATTACTCTCATAA
- the folE2 gene encoding GTP cyclohydrolase FolE2: MNNTIPDIQSQQSHIALTIQQVGITELLLPIRYSDSLGTQHVEGMFKVFVTLPEDERGTHMSRFVEIATEASQDLHYNSIKQLVKKIRESLQSPKAEIYISFNYFTQKLAPVSKKHSMMDYKVAIHAIQQEKEQYYNLSVGIPVTSLCPCSKKISQYGAHNQRSLITISVQVSENFEIAKLIELAESQASCQLYGVLKREDEKYVTEYAYDHPKFVEDLVREIARTLKVMPSIQSGSVESENFESIHNHNAYAKIIW; encoded by the coding sequence ATGAATAACACAATCCCTGATATACAATCTCAACAAAGTCATATTGCCTTAACCATTCAACAAGTAGGTATCACAGAGTTATTACTACCGATACGCTACAGCGACAGTCTAGGAACTCAGCATGTAGAAGGTATGTTTAAAGTTTTTGTTACTTTACCAGAAGATGAACGCGGAACTCACATGTCCAGGTTTGTTGAAATTGCCACTGAAGCATCTCAAGATTTACATTATAATTCTATTAAGCAACTCGTTAAAAAAATAAGGGAGTCATTACAGTCTCCCAAAGCCGAAATCTATATCAGCTTTAATTATTTTACCCAGAAATTGGCACCAGTAAGTAAAAAACACTCAATGATGGATTACAAAGTAGCCATTCATGCAATTCAACAAGAGAAAGAACAATACTACAACCTCTCAGTCGGAATACCAGTTACAAGTCTTTGCCCATGTTCAAAAAAAATATCTCAGTATGGCGCACATAATCAGCGCTCATTAATTACAATATCTGTACAAGTTTCAGAAAACTTTGAAATTGCAAAACTGATTGAACTAGCAGAGAGCCAAGCATCATGCCAGTTATATGGTGTACTCAAACGAGAAGATGAAAAATATGTAACTGAGTACGCGTACGATCATCCAAAATTCGTAGAAGATTTAGTTAGAGAAATTGCCCGTACACTTAAGGTCATGCCATCAATACAATCAGGTTCAGTTGAATCAGAAAACTTTGAATCCATTCATAACCACAATGCCTATGCAAAGATTATTTGGTAA
- a CDS encoding TlpA disulfide reductase family protein, whose amino-acid sequence MNYRSVILIGFCALLCSAQAQQTVLPNHDLTKGAELTYLDFWASWCSPCATSFPWMEKMNMSYQSKGLRIVAVNMDEDPEAKAAFLKKHKISFTIIDDGIDAATSKKFEVETLPTSFLLNSKGEIIARHNGFTLKSGHKIEQEIKNYLTKPLPSNEQK is encoded by the coding sequence ATGAATTATCGTAGTGTTATTCTCATTGGTTTCTGCGCTTTATTATGTTCAGCACAAGCGCAACAAACAGTTCTACCTAATCACGATTTGACTAAAGGCGCAGAGTTGACTTACCTTGATTTTTGGGCATCCTGGTGTTCACCTTGTGCAACTTCTTTTCCTTGGATGGAAAAAATGAATATGTCCTATCAAAGTAAAGGCCTACGAATTGTTGCAGTTAACATGGATGAAGATCCTGAAGCTAAAGCTGCCTTTCTTAAAAAGCATAAGATTTCATTTACCATTATTGATGACGGAATAGATGCTGCAACTAGTAAAAAATTTGAGGTTGAAACATTGCCAACCAGTTTTTTACTAAATAGTAAAGGAGAAATTATTGCCAGACATAATGGATTTACTCTAAAATCAGGACATAAAATTGAGCAAGAAATTAAAAACTATCTTACCAAGCCCCTGCCTAGCAATGAACAAAAATAA
- the dapA gene encoding 4-hydroxy-tetrahydrodipicolinate synthase: protein MSIQFISGSIVALVTPMHEDGSVDYESLLQLLEFHKVSGTSAVVMVGTTGESATLEFDEHIEVIKYCVRAKKIPIIAGCGANSTAEAVALTKAVASEQILATLSVTPYYNKPTQQGMIMHYTAVADASEVPLILYNVPSRTGVDLLPETVVTLANHPHIVGLKEAIGDMARIDTLRRTLPNDFSIVSGDDATFLDCLQHGGNGVISVSANVVPNIIAEICKLWFAGQHQQARVLDSTLASLHKDLFVESNPIPVKWALYKMKKIKNYLRLPLTPLSEKYFSAVSSALKQAGVPE, encoded by the coding sequence ATGTCAATACAGTTTATCAGTGGTAGCATTGTTGCCTTAGTTACTCCCATGCATGAAGATGGTTCCGTTGACTATGAATCTCTCTTGCAGCTACTTGAGTTTCATAAAGTCTCAGGTACCAGTGCGGTAGTAATGGTGGGTACTACTGGAGAATCTGCAACCTTAGAATTTGATGAGCATATAGAGGTGATCAAATACTGTGTCCGAGCTAAAAAAATCCCTATCATAGCTGGCTGCGGTGCGAACTCTACCGCAGAGGCCGTAGCACTCACCAAGGCTGTAGCGAGTGAACAAATTCTTGCGACATTATCAGTGACTCCGTATTATAACAAACCTACTCAGCAAGGCATGATCATGCATTACACAGCTGTAGCCGATGCGTCTGAAGTACCGCTAATTCTTTATAATGTGCCTTCTCGCACCGGCGTTGATTTACTTCCAGAAACTGTAGTCACGCTTGCAAACCACCCTCATATTGTTGGTCTAAAGGAAGCAATCGGTGATATGGCAAGGATTGATACCCTGCGCCGAACCCTCCCTAATGATTTTTCTATAGTAAGTGGAGATGACGCAACATTTCTTGATTGCCTGCAGCATGGTGGAAATGGAGTTATTTCGGTTAGTGCAAATGTAGTTCCTAATATAATTGCAGAAATATGTAAGTTATGGTTTGCTGGGCAACACCAACAGGCCCGAGTCCTAGATTCTACTCTTGCTTCATTACATAAAGATTTATTTGTAGAATCTAACCCAATACCTGTAAAATGGGCACTGTACAAAATGAAAAAAATTAAAAATTATCTTCGGTTACCACTAACTCCACTTTCAGAAAAATATTTTTCAGCGGTATCTTCCGCCCTAAAACAAGCTGGGGTGCCTGAATGA
- the dxs gene encoding 1-deoxy-D-xylulose-5-phosphate synthase: MSSPLSTPLLDTIHAPSDLKKLSLEELTTLCHELKEFLIHSVSKSGGHLASSLGALELTVAVHFVFNTPEDILVWDVGHQSYIHKILTGRKSALASIRSFKGISGFPKKSESIYDTFDVGHAGTSISAGLGMAIALRRLGKNQKVIVIIGDGGLTAGMAFEALNHAGILQENILIIQNDNNMSISHNVGALHKSMNTISSFYHDVRIKGHSILESHPQIKAVAKKFDEQALKLLQPHNLFTSLGFDYRGPIDGHSLSQLIQSLQSLAETKSVAVLHVVTKKGHGYKLAEQDPIHYHGVKPFNQEIGLSKETGKKTFSDIFAQWLQYVATVEQTLVVITPAMIEGSGLRSFATKFPDRLFDVGIAEQHAITLAGGMASQGLLPVVAIYSTFLQRGYDQCLHDILLQNHNVLFAIDRAGLVGGDGATHHGIYDIGFLLPLPNTLIMTPSDEEECWKCLTTGFKHPGPAFVRYPRGSGIGKIPSENSESFELGTSRLLCEGSKLAILGFGPLTHHCLALAQNLGATLVDMRFVKPLNTALLDSLIKSHSYFVTLEDHVVEAGAGTMVGAYFSQQQNKVNLLCLGIPETIIEHGEPSALYASISLDEASIATRITEWFSHV, from the coding sequence ATGTCATCGCCGTTAAGCACTCCGTTATTAGACACCATACACGCTCCAAGTGATCTCAAAAAACTATCACTTGAAGAACTCACAACACTTTGTCATGAACTAAAAGAATTTTTAATCCACTCAGTTTCAAAAAGCGGTGGACATCTCGCCTCTAGCTTAGGGGCGCTAGAATTAACGGTTGCGGTGCATTTTGTTTTTAATACTCCAGAAGATATACTAGTCTGGGATGTCGGGCATCAAAGTTACATCCACAAAATATTAACTGGAAGAAAATCTGCTCTCGCAAGCATTCGTTCATTTAAGGGTATTTCTGGATTTCCTAAAAAAAGTGAGAGTATCTATGACACATTCGATGTTGGGCATGCTGGCACTTCAATAAGTGCAGGTCTGGGAATGGCAATTGCTTTACGAAGATTAGGTAAAAATCAAAAAGTAATTGTGATTATTGGAGATGGTGGTTTGACCGCAGGCATGGCATTTGAGGCACTCAATCATGCAGGGATCTTACAAGAAAATATACTTATCATTCAAAACGATAATAATATGTCAATCTCACATAATGTTGGAGCATTGCATAAATCCATGAATACAATCTCTAGTTTCTACCATGATGTGCGAATAAAGGGACATTCAATATTAGAAAGTCACCCACAAATAAAAGCGGTAGCTAAAAAATTTGATGAGCAAGCACTAAAACTACTTCAGCCCCATAATCTATTCACCTCACTTGGATTTGATTACAGAGGTCCAATTGACGGTCATTCATTATCACAATTGATTCAAAGCCTCCAGTCTCTAGCTGAGACAAAATCAGTGGCAGTACTTCATGTGGTAACTAAAAAAGGACATGGGTATAAATTAGCTGAACAAGATCCAATCCACTATCATGGGGTAAAACCTTTCAATCAAGAAATAGGGTTAAGTAAAGAAACTGGGAAAAAAACTTTTTCTGATATTTTTGCACAGTGGTTACAGTACGTAGCAACGGTAGAGCAAACGCTAGTCGTAATCACTCCAGCAATGATTGAAGGTTCTGGCCTGCGATCTTTTGCCACAAAGTTTCCTGACCGACTCTTTGATGTTGGTATCGCAGAACAGCACGCCATTACTTTAGCTGGTGGTATGGCTAGCCAAGGGCTATTACCTGTAGTTGCAATTTACTCAACATTTTTACAGAGGGGATACGATCAATGTTTGCATGATATCTTGTTACAAAATCATAATGTTCTTTTTGCCATTGATCGCGCTGGATTGGTTGGTGGTGATGGCGCGACCCACCATGGAATTTACGATATCGGTTTTTTACTCCCACTTCCAAATACCCTAATCATGACTCCATCAGATGAGGAAGAGTGTTGGAAATGTCTTACCACTGGTTTTAAGCACCCAGGCCCAGCATTTGTCAGATACCCCAGAGGTAGTGGAATTGGGAAAATCCCTAGTGAAAACTCTGAATCATTTGAACTAGGCACCTCACGACTACTCTGCGAAGGAAGCAAACTTGCAATATTAGGATTCGGGCCATTAACACATCATTGCCTGGCTCTCGCGCAAAACTTAGGCGCGACACTTGTAGATATGCGCTTTGTTAAACCTCTTAATACTGCTTTGCTTGATAGCTTGATAAAATCACATTCTTATTTTGTCACACTTGAAGACCATGTAGTTGAAGCTGGTGCAGGTACTATGGTGGGTGCTTATTTTTCGCAGCAGCAAAACAAGGTAAACTTATTATGTTTAGGTATCCCGGAAACTATAATTGAACATGGAGAGCCATCAGCACTGTACGCATCAATCAGCTTAGATGAGGCAAGTATTGCCACCAGAATTACCGAGTGGTTTTCCCATGTATAA
- a CDS encoding DUF3570 domain-containing protein: MSKKLKTILPSPCLAMNKNKLSLAPKSETIASTLTTAVLTLYGAQGFTEVGEAETWSFDGDFLYYKEAGRLQILQSTFKGTYFIDTNETIGFKALGDILTGASPNGQIVSLENITITSPSGKGDVIRPNSLPVLPDYKELRVAGAVSYGYEDSNASYSVTASGSRELDYISLGLSTSISIPFNQKNTTFDLGVSINNDTIISELFTPKPLVIQKVLAAISEQPILSRTQKKEVFDFLIGFSQIVDTSSFITFLYSYGNQQGYLTDPYKVISIVEENTGRLLKHSPEHAVVIYESRPDSKITQSVYLGYKKAVGKGVFSFGIRALENSWGIKSSTFDTDIIIYLNDTIWIKPHIRYYQQGSADFYRPFLSENQLQSIQGCLQCYASADYRIGKFTATTLGLELGFDEDKFSIGIETYQQAISEPKNKFGELRKVKLVPDLSTILIRVNFKLD, from the coding sequence TTGAGCAAGAAATTAAAAACTATCTTACCAAGCCCCTGCCTAGCAATGAACAAAAATAAACTATCTCTTGCACCGAAATCGGAAACCATAGCATCAACACTGACCACTGCGGTGCTAACTCTTTATGGAGCCCAAGGATTCACTGAAGTAGGTGAGGCAGAAACCTGGAGTTTTGATGGTGATTTTTTATACTATAAAGAAGCGGGTAGACTGCAAATTCTTCAATCAACTTTTAAGGGTACATATTTTATTGATACTAACGAGACAATTGGTTTTAAGGCACTCGGTGACATTCTCACCGGAGCATCTCCAAATGGTCAAATCGTAAGTTTAGAAAATATTACTATTACTAGCCCCTCAGGTAAGGGTGATGTAATCCGACCTAACTCCCTGCCCGTGCTCCCAGACTACAAAGAACTTCGTGTTGCTGGTGCTGTCTCATATGGATATGAAGATTCAAATGCATCTTATAGCGTCACTGCGAGCGGATCAAGAGAGCTAGATTATATTTCGCTTGGACTTAGTACTTCCATCAGCATACCGTTTAATCAAAAAAACACCACATTTGATCTCGGTGTGTCAATTAATAACGATACTATTATTTCTGAACTATTCACTCCAAAACCTTTAGTTATTCAAAAAGTCCTTGCAGCGATCAGCGAACAGCCAATCCTTTCCCGAACTCAAAAAAAAGAGGTTTTTGATTTTTTAATTGGTTTTTCTCAAATAGTAGATACAAGTTCATTTATAACATTTTTATATTCTTATGGTAACCAGCAAGGTTACCTTACCGATCCATATAAAGTAATTTCAATCGTTGAAGAAAATACTGGTAGATTACTCAAACATTCCCCTGAGCATGCAGTCGTAATCTATGAAAGTAGACCTGATTCTAAAATCACCCAGTCAGTGTACCTAGGGTATAAAAAGGCAGTTGGAAAAGGGGTGTTTTCATTTGGAATTCGCGCTTTAGAAAATAGCTGGGGGATAAAATCTAGCACCTTTGACACTGATATTATCATTTATTTAAATGATACGATATGGATTAAACCTCACATTCGTTACTATCAACAAGGTTCCGCTGATTTTTATCGCCCGTTTCTTTCTGAAAATCAACTGCAGAGCATTCAAGGGTGCTTACAATGTTACGCTTCTGCAGATTATCGTATTGGTAAATTTACCGCTACCACATTAGGATTAGAGCTAGGGTTTGATGAAGATAAATTTTCCATTGGTATTGAGACCTATCAACAAGCAATTTCAGAACCAAAAAATAAATTTGGTGAGCTGCGAAAGGTAAAACTAGTCCCAGACCTTTCTACAATATTGATTCGTGTGAATTTTAAATTAGACTGA
- a CDS encoding polyprenyl synthetase family protein yields the protein MPQIPTKAYSNFNDWFSNLYNSFLSGQKTHPILSQAILYSGIGGKYVRAKLCFAIGEILEINHVSIIPLAIALESIHAYSLIHDDLPAIDNDDYRRGKFSCHKQFNEATAVLAGDALQSLAYQSICMSDTLSHAQITACLQELVTISGVQGMIYGQMLDLFPQDRSKEEQTYCHELKTAMLFNGCATLPLCLLDLRSPSLIKNSLVSFTKTFGLFYQTLDDFEDNASSDLIQEVEIQYGQVSEAYYQIGKNNSLIDSILAELHNKITCHRR from the coding sequence ATGCCACAAATTCCAACAAAAGCCTATAGTAATTTTAACGATTGGTTTTCTAATTTATATAATTCATTTTTAAGTGGGCAAAAAACCCACCCAATACTGAGCCAAGCAATACTTTATAGTGGGATTGGTGGGAAATATGTTAGAGCGAAACTTTGTTTTGCGATTGGAGAGATCCTAGAAATCAACCATGTGTCAATCATTCCACTTGCAATTGCACTTGAATCAATTCATGCATATTCATTGATACATGACGACCTTCCTGCAATAGACAATGATGATTATCGAAGAGGAAAATTTTCTTGTCACAAACAATTTAACGAAGCCACAGCAGTACTTGCAGGTGATGCCCTACAATCTTTGGCATACCAAAGTATTTGTATGAGCGATACGTTAAGCCACGCACAAATCACCGCTTGTTTACAAGAATTAGTAACAATCAGTGGGGTGCAGGGTATGATCTATGGTCAAATGTTAGATTTATTTCCCCAAGATCGCAGCAAAGAAGAGCAAACATACTGCCATGAATTAAAAACTGCGATGCTTTTTAATGGTTGCGCAACATTACCCCTGTGCTTACTGGACTTGCGATCACCATCACTGATTAAAAATTCTCTGGTATCTTTTACCAAAACGTTTGGACTGTTTTATCAAACCTTAGATGACTTTGAAGATAACGCTTCAAGTGATCTTATACAAGAAGTTGAAATTCAATACGGTCAAGTTAGTGAAGCGTATTACCAAATTGGGAAAAATAATTCACTGATTGATTCGATACTTGCTGAATTACATAACAAAATAACATGTCATCGCCGTTAA